From the genome of Candidatus Hydrogenedentota bacterium, one region includes:
- a CDS encoding sulfatase, with protein sequence MPDCWRSYRPGCARFRSARRTRGCSNGSGNERTEEEARVNRRACDRRTFLLTVGAGAAALAVRARGAEAGRKPNFVIILTDDQGYSDVGCYGAEGFETPNLDRMAAEGMRFTDFYSAAPVCTPSRAALMTGCYPQRVGLPDVLHPPSRIGLNAGEVTIAEILKTQGYATGCFGKWHLGHHPEFLPTRHGFDEYFGLPYSNDMLPAPNRPAGYPELPLIDGETVIERNPDQTQLTTRYTERAVQFMEKHAQEPFFVYLPHSMPHVPLHVSEKFRGKSRQGMYGDVIMEIDWSAGQILDALNRLGLAEHTLVLFSSDNGPWLIYGDHGGSAMPLREGKTTTFEGGQREVCIARWPGRIPAGSICREMAVLFDLLPTFARLAGAEPPADRVIDGRDIWPLLSGATGANTPHEAFYFFRSDELQAVRADRWKLHLPHSYNQLAQGGSGGKPGRYEKGEIGLALFDLQQDPGETRDVASEHPDVVERLSAQARLFEKVLKAEARPPGALPGNE encoded by the coding sequence ATGCCGGATTGCTGGCGGAGTTACAGACCAGGCTGCGCGCGTTTCAGGAGCGCACGGCGGACCCGTGGGTGCTCAAATGGGAGCGGGAATGAACGGACCGAGGAGGAAGCGCGCGTGAACAGACGTGCATGTGACCGCAGAACTTTTCTTCTGACGGTGGGTGCGGGTGCGGCTGCACTGGCCGTGCGCGCGCGGGGCGCCGAGGCCGGGCGCAAGCCCAACTTCGTCATTATCCTGACCGATGACCAGGGTTACTCGGACGTGGGCTGCTACGGCGCCGAGGGCTTTGAGACGCCCAACCTGGACCGCATGGCCGCGGAAGGAATGCGGTTTACCGACTTCTACTCGGCTGCGCCTGTGTGCACGCCGTCGCGAGCCGCGCTCATGACGGGCTGCTACCCCCAGCGCGTCGGTCTGCCAGATGTGCTTCATCCGCCGTCGCGCATTGGGTTGAATGCCGGCGAGGTCACTATCGCGGAAATCCTGAAGACGCAAGGTTACGCGACGGGCTGTTTCGGGAAGTGGCATCTCGGGCATCACCCGGAATTCCTGCCCACGCGCCACGGGTTTGACGAATACTTCGGCTTGCCGTACTCGAACGACATGCTTCCCGCGCCGAACCGGCCCGCCGGATATCCGGAATTACCGCTAATCGACGGCGAAACGGTCATCGAGCGGAACCCGGATCAGACCCAGTTGACCACGCGCTATACGGAACGCGCCGTGCAATTCATGGAGAAGCACGCGCAGGAACCCTTCTTCGTGTATCTGCCCCACAGCATGCCACATGTGCCGCTGCATGTCTCAGAGAAGTTCCGGGGCAAGTCGCGCCAAGGCATGTACGGCGATGTAATCATGGAGATCGACTGGTCGGCCGGACAGATCCTCGATGCGCTCAACCGGCTGGGATTGGCCGAGCACACGCTTGTATTGTTCAGCAGCGACAACGGCCCTTGGCTGATTTACGGCGACCACGGCGGCAGCGCGATGCCCTTACGGGAAGGAAAAACCACAACCTTCGAGGGTGGACAGCGCGAGGTCTGCATCGCACGATGGCCGGGGCGCATTCCAGCAGGAAGCATCTGCCGGGAGATGGCCGTCCTTTTCGATTTGCTGCCCACGTTCGCGCGCCTCGCGGGCGCGGAACCGCCAGCGGACCGCGTCATCGATGGCAGGGACATCTGGCCGTTGTTGTCCGGCGCGACCGGCGCGAATACTCCGCACGAGGCCTTCTACTTCTTTCGAAGCGACGAACTCCAGGCCGTGCGGGCGGACAGATGGAAATTGCACTTGCCTCACAGCTACAATCAGCTCGCCCAAGGGGGAAGCGGCGGCAAGCCGGGACGGTATGAAAAAGGCGAGATCGGCTTGGCTCTTTTCGATTTGCAGCAGGACCCCGGTGAGACGCGAGACGTCGCTTCGGAACATCCGGATGTGGTGGAACGGCTGAGCGCACAGGCCCGGCTTTTCGAGAAAGTCCTCAAGGCCGAGGCCCGTCCGCCAGGCGCCCTGCCCGGTAACGAATAG
- a CDS encoding sulfatase — MKRRDFMKTVGAGAATFALARQEPAVSEARRPNLLLYVGDDHGMGDAGCYGHPNIKTPGLDALAEDGTRFSHAFCTTASCSPSRSVILTGQYNHANGMYGLQHSHHHFASFDTVRSLPVLLAEAGYRTACAGKFHVAPEPAYHFEQQIPGHAPAEMAENCRDYIEAAAGRPFFLYVCTTEPHRPFRRDGSDPVDPAGVTPPPFLPDTPECREELAQYYMSVQRCDSGLKRLTEILRETGRWEDTVVVYLSDNGIAFPGAKTTVYEPGVRLPCVVRDPFQERRGQVCNAMINWADITPTLLDYAGALPDKPPFHGRSFRAALGEENPEGWDEVYASHTFHEVTMYYPMRAVRTRRHKLIWNIAHGLEYPFASDLWKSSTWQGVLRRGDTMYGQRTVEALLHRPRFELYDLEEDPHEVRNLAESPQHAGLLAELQTRLRAFQERTADPWVLKWERE; from the coding sequence ATGAAGAGGCGTGATTTCATGAAGACCGTGGGGGCGGGCGCTGCGACGTTCGCGCTGGCGCGGCAGGAACCGGCGGTGAGCGAGGCGCGGCGTCCGAACCTGCTGCTCTATGTGGGAGATGACCACGGCATGGGCGACGCCGGCTGTTACGGCCACCCCAACATCAAGACGCCGGGGCTCGACGCGCTCGCGGAGGACGGCACGCGGTTCTCGCACGCGTTCTGCACGACGGCCAGTTGCAGCCCGAGCCGGTCTGTTATTCTCACCGGGCAGTATAACCACGCCAACGGCATGTATGGGCTGCAGCACAGCCATCATCATTTCGCGTCGTTCGACACTGTGCGGTCACTGCCCGTGTTGCTCGCCGAGGCCGGTTACCGCACGGCTTGCGCGGGCAAGTTCCACGTCGCCCCGGAGCCCGCCTATCACTTTGAACAACAGATCCCCGGCCATGCGCCCGCCGAAATGGCGGAGAACTGCCGGGACTATATCGAAGCCGCCGCCGGCCGGCCGTTCTTCCTGTACGTCTGCACGACGGAGCCGCACCGTCCGTTCCGCCGCGACGGCTCGGACCCCGTGGATCCCGCCGGCGTGACGCCGCCCCCGTTCCTGCCGGACACGCCGGAGTGCCGCGAAGAACTGGCGCAGTACTACATGTCGGTACAGCGCTGCGACAGCGGGTTGAAGCGGCTGACCGAAATCCTGCGCGAGACCGGGCGCTGGGAAGACACCGTGGTTGTCTACCTCTCCGACAACGGCATCGCGTTCCCCGGCGCGAAGACGACGGTCTACGAACCGGGCGTCCGCCTGCCGTGCGTCGTTCGCGACCCGTTCCAGGAACGGCGCGGCCAAGTGTGCAATGCCATGATCAATTGGGCCGATATTACGCCGACGCTGCTCGACTATGCGGGCGCGCTGCCGGATAAGCCGCCTTTTCACGGGCGGTCGTTCCGGGCCGCGCTCGGCGAGGAGAACCCGGAAGGCTGGGACGAGGTGTATGCTTCGCATACGTTCCACGAGGTGACGATGTATTATCCGATGCGCGCGGTGCGCACGCGGCGGCACAAACTCATTTGGAACATCGCGCACGGCCTCGAGTATCCGTTTGCCTCGGACCTGTGGAAATCGAGCACGTGGCAGGGCGTGTTGCGGCGCGGCGACACGATGTACGGGCAACGGACGGTCGAGGCGCTGCTGCACCGGCCGCGCTTTGAACTCTATGACCTCGAAGAAGACCCGCACGAAGTGCGGAATCTCGCCGAGAGCCCGCAGCATGCCGGATTGCTGGCGGAGTTACAGACCAGGCTGCGCGCGTTTCAGGAGCGCACGGCGGACCCGTGGGTGCTCAAATGGGAGCGGGAATGA
- a CDS encoding FAD-binding oxidoreductase, which translates to MAPQMCHVYRPEKPRLVADILRDRAQAHYIARGLGRSYGDTAVNAAGGVIDFSRLNRMLRFDPETGILECEAGVSLAEIIETFLPRGFFLPVTPGTKFVTVGGAIANDVHGKNHHRDGTFGRFVLECSLCTPDGRVFTCSPEQNADLFWATVGGIGLTGVISTARVRLQRVESAYIVVDYYKSRDLEDALATMEATDSQYQYSVAWVDCLARGKSLGRCVLMRGNHAAPSQLCGRTAGAPFAIPARRKSNVPVDCPGFLLNPVNIRAFNTLFYSIHRSVAGQIIDYDRYFYPLDRIHNWNRLYGKCGFVQYQATLPPDGAKGLVALLERLSAESRGSFLGVLKRFGDANPGLLSHPMKGYTLTLDIPNRDGLIPFLRNLDRILLAHGGRLYLAKDAVAAPEAVAEMYPLLPRFREVKGRVDPENRLSSSMARRLGIVST; encoded by the coding sequence ATGGCGCCTCAGATGTGCCACGTCTACCGGCCGGAAAAACCCCGGTTGGTCGCGGACATTCTGCGCGACCGGGCGCAGGCGCACTACATTGCCCGCGGCCTGGGCCGCAGCTATGGCGACACGGCGGTCAACGCGGCCGGGGGGGTCATCGATTTCTCGCGCTTGAACCGGATGCTGCGGTTTGACCCGGAAACGGGGATACTCGAATGCGAGGCGGGCGTCTCGCTCGCCGAGATCATCGAGACATTCCTGCCCCGGGGCTTCTTCCTGCCCGTTACGCCCGGCACGAAGTTTGTCACGGTCGGTGGCGCCATCGCGAACGACGTGCACGGCAAGAACCACCACCGGGACGGCACTTTTGGGCGTTTTGTGCTCGAATGCAGCCTCTGTACGCCGGACGGCCGGGTGTTTACCTGTTCCCCGGAGCAGAATGCCGACCTGTTCTGGGCGACTGTCGGCGGGATAGGCCTGACGGGGGTCATTAGCACCGCGCGCGTCCGGCTGCAGCGCGTGGAGAGCGCGTACATCGTCGTGGATTACTACAAGTCGCGCGACCTCGAGGACGCCCTGGCCACTATGGAAGCCACGGACAGCCAATACCAGTATTCCGTCGCGTGGGTGGACTGCCTGGCGCGCGGCAAATCGCTGGGCCGGTGCGTGCTCATGCGCGGCAACCACGCGGCGCCCTCGCAGTTGTGCGGGCGCACCGCCGGGGCGCCCTTTGCGATCCCCGCGCGCCGCAAGAGCAACGTGCCCGTGGATTGCCCCGGGTTCCTGCTCAACCCCGTCAATATACGGGCGTTCAACACGCTGTTCTACTCGATCCACCGGTCCGTGGCAGGGCAAATCATCGATTACGACCGCTATTTCTACCCGCTGGACCGCATTCACAACTGGAACCGCCTCTACGGCAAGTGCGGGTTCGTCCAGTATCAGGCAACCCTGCCGCCGGACGGCGCGAAGGGACTTGTCGCCCTGCTGGAACGGCTCAGCGCCGAGAGCCGCGGGTCCTTCTTAGGGGTACTGAAGCGGTTCGGCGACGCGAACCCTGGTCTGTTGTCGCACCCGATGAAGGGCTACACCCTTACGCTCGATATTCCGAACCGGGACGGCCTGATCCCGTTTCTGCGCAATCTTGACCGGATATTGCTCGCGCATGGCGGGCGTCTCTACCTCGCGAAAGACGCCGTCGCCGCGCCGGAAGCCGTGGCGGAGATGTACCCTCTTTTGCCGCGGTTCCGGGAGGTCAAAGGGCGGGTCGACCCGGAGAACCGGCTCTCCTCGTCGATGGCGCGCCGTCTCGGCATCGTGAGCACCTAG
- a CDS encoding SDR family oxidoreductase has protein sequence MGRNPSENANKTAVILGAASTVARGITAELARRGYALVLADFDHEENQRIAADTALRFNAQCHALPFDATACATHAAFVEECTRMLGGVPDGVVLCFGYMPEQAEAQRDFAKAQRAIDTNLTGAISVLELFAGAFEQRGSGFIAGLSSVAGDRGRKANYIYGASKAGFTCFLSGLRNRLSAAGVRVLTVKPGFMDTKMTYGMPLPGPLVATPEQAACAIVRALEDGKDEIYVRFFWRYIMLVIRHIPERIFKKMSI, from the coding sequence ATGGGCCGCAACCCGTCGGAAAACGCGAACAAGACCGCCGTGATCCTGGGCGCCGCCTCGACCGTCGCCCGCGGCATCACCGCGGAACTGGCGCGCCGCGGTTACGCACTCGTGCTTGCGGATTTCGACCACGAGGAGAACCAGCGCATCGCCGCGGACACCGCCCTCCGGTTTAACGCGCAGTGTCATGCCCTGCCCTTCGACGCAACCGCCTGCGCAACGCATGCCGCCTTCGTGGAGGAGTGCACGCGCATGCTCGGCGGCGTGCCGGACGGCGTGGTGCTGTGTTTCGGCTACATGCCCGAACAGGCGGAAGCACAAAGGGATTTCGCGAAGGCACAGCGCGCCATTGATACGAATCTCACGGGCGCGATATCGGTCCTCGAATTGTTCGCTGGCGCCTTCGAGCAGCGCGGTAGCGGGTTCATCGCCGGGTTGTCTTCCGTAGCGGGAGACCGCGGACGCAAAGCGAACTACATCTACGGCGCGTCAAAGGCCGGGTTCACGTGCTTCCTCTCCGGTTTGCGGAACCGTCTGTCCGCGGCGGGTGTCCGAGTACTCACCGTAAAGCCGGGGTTCATGGATACAAAGATGACTTACGGAATGCCGTTGCCGGGGCCGCTAGTCGCCACGCCTGAGCAGGCGGCTTGCGCGATCGTTCGCGCCCTGGAAGACGGGAAAGACGAAATCTACGTTCGTTTTTTCTGGCGGTATATCATGCTGGTGATCCGGCACATCCCGGAGCGCATATTCAAGAAGATGAGTATTTGA
- a CDS encoding decaprenyl-phosphate phosphoribosyltransferase: protein MSTAPNTSMLRAVVQVMRCYQWTKNLLVLAALIFAGQALIPGQFVRALVAFAAFCLAASGAYIINDLLDIEQDRAHPSKRHRPLASGTLSVRLAVVLIAALLAGGVTTACALGAKFLLALLFYLFLTISYSAVWKHYIILDVLAVAMGFVVRAIAGAIALDVVFSKWLVVCTLFLALFLALSKRRHEITLLEQDAGDHRPVLHYYTTQYLDSLIHIVAGGALLTYAIYTCSPEVVANFGTDKLYITLPFVVYGLFRYLYLVQHKTGGGDPSGTLFEDLPLGLTVLLWGLANLLIIYS from the coding sequence ATGTCCACCGCGCCGAATACGAGCATGCTGCGCGCCGTCGTGCAGGTGATGCGCTGTTATCAGTGGACCAAGAACCTGCTCGTGCTCGCCGCTCTCATCTTCGCGGGACAAGCCCTGATCCCCGGACAGTTCGTGCGGGCGCTCGTGGCGTTCGCGGCCTTCTGCCTGGCCGCGAGCGGCGCGTATATCATCAACGACCTGCTGGATATCGAGCAGGACCGCGCCCACCCCAGCAAGCGCCATCGACCCCTGGCGAGCGGAACTCTGTCCGTGCGCCTCGCGGTCGTGCTGATAGCCGCGCTGCTTGCGGGCGGCGTGACGACGGCCTGCGCCCTGGGCGCGAAATTCCTGCTTGCGCTGCTCTTCTACCTCTTCCTTACGATCAGCTATTCCGCCGTATGGAAGCACTACATCATTCTGGACGTGCTCGCCGTGGCAATGGGCTTCGTCGTTCGCGCCATCGCGGGCGCGATCGCGCTCGACGTCGTGTTCTCGAAGTGGCTCGTGGTCTGCACGCTTTTCCTCGCCCTTTTTCTCGCGCTCAGCAAGCGACGCCACGAGATCACGCTGCTCGAACAGGATGCGGGCGATCACCGGCCCGTGCTTCATTACTACACCACGCAGTACCTCGATTCCCTGATCCATATCGTGGCGGGCGGCGCACTGCTCACCTATGCCATCTATACGTGTTCACCGGAGGTGGTTGCGAACTTCGGGACCGACAAGCTGTACATTACCCTGCCGTTCGTCGTGTACGGGCTGTTCCGCTACCTCTATCTCGTGCAACACAAGACCGGCGGCGGCGACCCGAGCGGAACCCTGTTCGAAGACTTGCCCCTTGGTCTGACCGTCCTGCTCTGGGGTCTCGCAAACCTCCTTATTATTTACTCCTAG
- a CDS encoding DUF4129 domain-containing protein, with protein sequence MSCPPQRSDDEPPVRTDFHTLNAAAVTAQPKKRKAARTDFASLGGAAAQGPRPIVRTVTDWLIDGLTPFMILVMVYVVVHFLLDVRYVYTAVHDSNLRVVAFFFILGVVALNRLIARDGSNESILYILVFAGSVGMYTLMTTSVYGVGSVTRNFMNDNPLLATAFNMVIVIFLWWLVNRLTHECCVDENLSAGDIGILRGTALSVQRAFWREETPVAAPKQASRWSYDTAEEAAKGAWYGLDAFDPSTDHLAEKVKPPAAPLAATQRLPKGHPGISILLFSIPVLFIFAVGLPVIRHGGERWVRSGMFYMGVYCVAALMLLMLTSLGGVRAYFRARNTPVPAAIGPFWVGLGAVMVVLVLAGALQLPMPALPDIAYVDEHRADPWVRDEATLQIVDPATLPDAFVARTTRFVDRLGKAVLALFGAFLAYGALRMVGAFAARIARRRDRYPRFVAGFFDLIDRLLMRLLRLPRLPRRKRRVRIHRDIATCTKYRNSMGDAASAARMSISDHVAYAYDALCALAYDLGVPRKDFQTPFEFINSFPEALRTLREEARELTLLYVASAYSPETLDPRVTDRLRKFWIVYNRVRNRVLR encoded by the coding sequence ATGAGTTGTCCCCCGCAAAGATCGGACGATGAACCGCCGGTCCGGACGGACTTTCACACGCTGAATGCGGCGGCGGTGACCGCGCAGCCGAAGAAGCGCAAGGCCGCGCGCACCGACTTTGCTTCGCTGGGCGGCGCGGCAGCGCAGGGGCCGCGTCCCATCGTGCGCACGGTCACCGACTGGCTGATCGACGGACTGACGCCGTTCATGATCCTCGTTATGGTCTATGTCGTGGTCCATTTCCTGCTCGACGTGCGGTACGTGTATACGGCGGTCCACGACAGCAATCTGCGCGTGGTGGCGTTCTTTTTCATCCTGGGCGTGGTGGCGCTGAACCGGCTGATCGCGCGCGACGGGTCCAACGAATCGATTCTCTACATCCTCGTGTTCGCGGGGAGCGTGGGAATGTACACGCTGATGACGACGAGCGTGTACGGCGTCGGCTCGGTCACGCGCAATTTCATGAACGATAATCCGCTGCTCGCCACGGCGTTCAACATGGTTATCGTTATCTTCTTGTGGTGGCTTGTCAACCGGCTCACGCACGAGTGCTGCGTCGACGAGAACCTGTCGGCGGGCGACATCGGCATTCTGCGCGGGACGGCGCTCAGCGTGCAGCGAGCGTTCTGGCGTGAGGAAACGCCGGTGGCCGCGCCAAAGCAAGCCAGCCGTTGGAGCTATGATACCGCGGAAGAAGCCGCGAAAGGCGCGTGGTACGGTTTGGACGCCTTCGACCCATCCACGGACCATTTGGCAGAGAAGGTGAAACCGCCGGCGGCGCCCTTGGCGGCGACGCAGCGCTTGCCGAAGGGGCACCCGGGCATCTCGATCCTGCTGTTTTCGATTCCCGTGCTGTTCATCTTCGCCGTTGGCCTGCCGGTGATACGCCACGGCGGCGAGCGCTGGGTGCGGTCGGGCATGTTCTATATGGGGGTGTATTGCGTGGCCGCGCTGATGCTCCTGATGCTGACGAGCCTCGGGGGCGTGCGCGCCTATTTCCGCGCGCGCAATACACCCGTTCCCGCGGCCATCGGGCCGTTCTGGGTCGGTCTGGGCGCCGTCATGGTCGTGCTGGTGCTCGCGGGCGCGCTGCAATTGCCCATGCCCGCGTTGCCGGACATCGCCTACGTGGACGAGCACCGGGCCGACCCCTGGGTGCGCGACGAGGCCACGCTCCAGATAGTGGACCCGGCGACGTTGCCCGACGCATTCGTGGCGCGCACGACGCGCTTTGTCGACCGGCTCGGGAAGGCCGTGCTCGCGTTGTTTGGCGCGTTTCTGGCCTATGGCGCGCTGCGCATGGTTGGCGCGTTCGCGGCGCGCATCGCGCGGCGCCGCGACCGTTATCCGCGCTTCGTGGCGGGATTCTTCGACCTGATAGATCGGTTGTTGATGCGGTTGCTGCGCCTGCCCCGGCTGCCGCGCCGGAAACGGCGCGTCCGTATTCACCGGGACATTGCCACCTGTACGAAATACCGTAACTCGATGGGCGACGCGGCGTCCGCCGCGCGGATGAGCATCTCAGACCATGTCGCGTATGCCTACGACGCGTTGTGCGCGCTCGCGTACGACCTCGGCGTGCCCCGCAAGGACTTCCAGACGCCGTTCGAGTTCATCAACTCGTTTCCCGAGGCGCTGCGCACGCTGCGGGAGGAAGCGCGGGAACTCACGCTGCTGTATGTGGCCTCGGCGTATTCGCCCGAGACGCTCGATCCGCGCGTCACGGACCGCTTGCGGAAGTTCTGGATTGTGTACAACCGCGTGCGCAACCGCGTCCTGCGCTGA